A DNA window from Camelina sativa cultivar DH55 chromosome 17, Cs, whole genome shotgun sequence contains the following coding sequences:
- the LOC104754791 gene encoding salivary glue protein Sgs-3-like — protein sequence MRKKEEGSMKFKVEKKMSLEEYVDFFSVDTATSVDDFTISYLNQIIHMHGFRKLHKAHKKILGEVVDALDLIDPSRSTLNSVSSSSSSSSLTLDEVITDIEALKWQECCFTSLQIINSDSPVPKPYQTKSNKRKKPSSMTTTTMKKPPADDKRVTTTTTTTAMISSFPRKVRTKKTMKTITSVNEAASAPKPLSHYITFPSRFPTTIP from the exons atgaggaagaaggaagaaggaagtaTGAAGTTtaaagtagagaagaagatgagtctGGAAGAATACGTTGATTTCTTCTCCGTTGATACTGCCACGTCCGTCGACGACTTCACCATCTCTTACCTCAATcag ATCATTCATATGCACGGCTTCCGAAAGCTCCACAAAGCTcataag AAAATTCTAGGCGAAGTCGTGGATGCACTAGATCTAATAGATCCCTCTCGATCGACTCTGAATTCAGTCTCGtcctcgtcgtcgtcgtcttcccTAACTCTCGACGAAGTCATAACCGACATCGAAGCTTTGAAATGGCAGGAATGCTGTTTCACCTCCCTCCAGATCATCAATTCCGATTCCCCAGTTCCCAAACCTTATCAGACCAAATCcaacaagagaaagaaacccTCCTCTATGACTACGACGACGATGAAGAAACCTCCTGCTGATGACAAGAGAgtcaccacaacaacaacaacaacagcaatgATCTCATCATTCCCCAGAAAGGTTCGAACCAAAAAGACTATGAAGACCATCACCTCTGTTAACGAAGCTGCTTCTGCACCTAAACCACTCTCTCACTACATCACTTTCCCTTCCAGGTTTCCTACTACTATCCCATAA
- the LOC104754790 gene encoding heavy metal-associated isoprenylated plant protein 20-like, with protein sequence MTTIEMRVHIDCVGCESRVKNALQKMRGVDEVEIDTMQQKVTVTGYADQKKVLKKVRKTGRRAELWQLPYNPDHLGGGGSSSSNGGYFYNPQGCNGPINHAAPVPTSSYNYYKHGYDSNEYSSYRHHPVHASIFSHQTGAKFSDENPNACSIM encoded by the exons ATGACG ACTATTGAGATGAGAGTTCACATAGATTGTGTGGGATGCGAAAGCAGAGTTAAAAATGCTCTTCAGAAGATGAGAG GAGTGGACGAAGTAGAAATCGACACGATGCAGCAGAAAGTGACGGTGACAGGCTATGCCGACCAGAAGAAAGTTCttaaaaaagtgagaaaaacaGGTCGGCGAGCTGAGCTATGGCAGCTTCCATATAACCCTGATCACCTAGGAGGTGGGGGAAGCAGTAGCAGCAACGGCGGATACTTCTACAACCCTCAGGGCTGCAACGGCCCAATAAACCACGCAGCACCAGTGCCAACATCTTCTTACAACTATTACAAGCATGGTTACGATAGCAATGAGTATTCGTCTTACAGGCACCACCCTGTTCATGCCTCTATCTTCAGCCACCAAACTGGTGCCAAATTTAGTGATGAGAATCCCAATGCTTGTTCTATCatgtga